One part of the Thermococcus radiotolerans genome encodes these proteins:
- a CDS encoding carotenoid biosynthesis protein, giving the protein MNNRLKAAFLLVLLANVLKKSPVYLLLYFLAFALFSRREWKSLPVLVGLAISLGFLAELIGTRLCLPFGCYEYVNLQPQLFGVALFVPLAWAIFGSVAYLAASFLFPGKVSRLLFASLLMMVFDLAIDPLMTSWNAWVWKTSTSINWFGIPWTNYLGWFLVSLLIFYLYERLSSPSICSCLKRFGPAIYLLETFTFALYAPASVKTPTLIALALSFLLLVPLTVGRLRNEGRFGSNGG; this is encoded by the coding sequence ATGAACAATCGCCTGAAGGCCGCCTTCCTGCTTGTACTCCTTGCCAACGTCCTGAAGAAATCGCCGGTTTACCTCCTACTGTACTTCTTGGCGTTTGCCCTCTTCTCGCGGAGGGAATGGAAGAGCCTGCCCGTGCTCGTGGGGCTTGCTATCTCCCTCGGATTTCTCGCTGAACTCATTGGAACGCGGCTCTGCCTTCCCTTCGGCTGCTACGAGTACGTAAACCTCCAGCCCCAGCTCTTCGGTGTCGCCCTCTTCGTGCCCCTAGCCTGGGCGATTTTTGGCTCCGTCGCCTATCTGGCGGCGAGTTTCTTATTTCCTGGTAAGGTCAGCCGGCTTCTATTCGCCTCCCTACTCATGATGGTCTTTGACCTCGCCATAGACCCGTTGATGACGTCTTGGAACGCCTGGGTGTGGAAGACCTCAACGTCCATAAACTGGTTCGGAATTCCCTGGACGAACTACCTCGGCTGGTTTCTCGTCTCGCTCCTCATATTCTACCTCTACGAGCGGCTTTCAAGCCCTTCAATATGCTCGTGCCTCAAGAGGTTCGGGCCAGCTATATACCTCCTCGAAACTTTCACCTTTGCCCTGTACGCTCCGGCGAGCGTGAAAACGCCCACGCTAATTGCGCTGGCACTGTCGTTCCTTTTGCTCGTTCCACTGACGGTAGGGAGGCTGAGGAATGAGGGTCGCTTTGGTTCCAATGGGGGTTGA
- a CDS encoding carbon-nitrogen hydrolase family protein produces MRVALVPMGVEVGNFEANWREFERRFSEAMDHGPDFVAFPEYCLTGFAEWDFSGAELYGEIVERVSGLARKAGVYIVFGLLEPYKNCVYNSALLIGRNGEVLLKHRKFQEPMRFCTGNTVKTARTEFGKVAIIICGDLYNKRIAKWIRRKRPDFIFVPMEYSPDYGEPSEEDIAAMAERVRLLGAKTFVVNSHPPGGAWFFDSDGKLLASSEGKEILVVEV; encoded by the coding sequence ATGAGGGTCGCTTTGGTTCCAATGGGGGTTGAGGTGGGGAACTTCGAGGCCAACTGGAGGGAATTCGAGCGGAGGTTCAGTGAGGCCATGGATCATGGCCCGGACTTCGTTGCCTTCCCGGAATACTGCCTGACGGGTTTCGCCGAATGGGACTTCAGCGGAGCGGAGCTTTACGGCGAAATTGTGGAGAGGGTGAGCGGGCTTGCTAGGAAGGCGGGCGTTTACATCGTATTCGGCCTTTTGGAGCCCTACAAGAACTGTGTCTACAACTCCGCCCTGCTGATCGGTCGGAACGGTGAGGTTCTGCTGAAGCACCGCAAGTTCCAAGAGCCGATGAGGTTCTGCACCGGCAACACCGTGAAGACGGCAAGAACCGAGTTCGGGAAGGTTGCGATAATCATATGCGGCGACCTGTACAACAAGAGGATAGCGAAGTGGATTCGGAGGAAAAGACCGGACTTCATCTTCGTACCAATGGAGTACTCCCCGGATTACGGAGAGCCCAGCGAAGAAGACATCGCGGCGATGGCAGAGCGAGTACGGCTCCTCGGCGCTAAAACCTTCGTCGTAAACAGCCACCCGCCCGGCGGAGCGTGGTTCTTCGACTCCGATGGGAAGCTTCTGGCGTCATCGGAGGGGAAGGAGATTCTGGTTGTAGAGGTCTGA
- a CDS encoding methionine--tRNA ligase subunit beta yields the protein MELYDVSEFWKFDLRVGLVRKAGKLRRTKKLIKLDVDFGTERRTIITGIADQYSPEELEGRKFIFVLNLKPKEFSGVKSEGMLIVAEIEDGRVYLLPVPEEVPAGTKVW from the coding sequence ATGGAGCTCTACGATGTTTCCGAATTCTGGAAGTTTGACCTCCGCGTCGGCCTCGTGAGAAAGGCCGGGAAGCTTAGGCGCACTAAAAAGCTGATAAAGCTCGACGTTGACTTTGGAACCGAGCGGAGGACGATAATAACGGGCATAGCCGACCAGTACAGTCCGGAAGAGCTCGAAGGGAGAAAGTTCATCTTCGTCCTCAACCTGAAGCCGAAGGAGTTCTCCGGTGTGAAGAGCGAGGGCATGCTTATAGTGGCGGAAATCGAGGACGGGAGGGTTTACCTCCTGCCCGTTCCGGAGGAGGTTCCAGCGGGGACGAAGGTGTGGTAG
- a CDS encoding protein-tyrosine phosphatase family protein, with amino-acid sequence MWRSAKFIDDNVAFSRMPARSEIDEAAETFDAVVVLVEEFELPYSLSEWQKRGVEVLHSPIRDFSAPALDQLLKILRWIEARVAEGKKVLIHCMGGLGRSGTVAVAWVMYSKGLPLREALRRVRRVRPGAVEVEEQMGVLKELERLLRSR; translated from the coding sequence ATGTGGCGCTCGGCCAAGTTCATAGACGATAACGTTGCCTTCTCGAGGATGCCGGCGAGGAGTGAAATAGACGAAGCTGCCGAAACGTTCGATGCGGTGGTTGTGCTCGTTGAGGAGTTTGAGCTTCCCTACAGCCTAAGCGAATGGCAGAAACGGGGCGTTGAGGTCCTTCACAGTCCCATTCGGGATTTTTCGGCCCCTGCTCTTGATCAGCTCCTCAAAATCCTCCGCTGGATTGAGGCGAGGGTTGCAGAGGGCAAGAAGGTTCTGATTCACTGCATGGGCGGCCTCGGGAGGAGCGGAACGGTTGCCGTTGCCTGGGTGATGTACTCCAAGGGTCTTCCTCTCAGGGAAGCCCTGAGAAGGGTTCGCAGGGTACGGCCCGGTGCGGTTGAGGTGGAGGAGCAGATGGGTGTTCTGAAGGAGCTGGAAAGACTCCTCAGAAGCCGTTGA
- a CDS encoding nitroreductase family protein, giving the protein MRVLELAKRRKTVRGFLPERPPKEDLMKAIKAAKEAPSGMNAQPWKFVIIDDDWLKGKIRELCEGEEEKFYSRTKGDLMAWLNARGFKPEKPFLSEAPYLILVFGHTKAPYWLQSTWIAVGYLLLALEELGLGTVTYTPPNPKPIEELLNAPKDYKLQTILPVGYPADPKPKYERRRLEEVVSFNGF; this is encoded by the coding sequence ATGCGCGTTCTTGAGCTGGCGAAGCGGAGAAAGACCGTGAGGGGGTTTCTCCCGGAGAGACCGCCAAAGGAAGATTTAATGAAGGCCATCAAGGCAGCAAAGGAAGCGCCGAGCGGTATGAACGCCCAGCCCTGGAAGTTCGTAATCATCGACGACGACTGGCTGAAGGGGAAGATAAGGGAGCTCTGCGAGGGCGAAGAGGAGAAGTTCTACTCCAGAACCAAGGGTGACCTGATGGCGTGGCTGAACGCCAGGGGCTTTAAGCCCGAGAAGCCCTTCCTCAGCGAGGCCCCGTATCTGATCCTCGTGTTTGGACACACAAAGGCCCCGTACTGGCTCCAATCAACGTGGATAGCGGTCGGCTACCTTCTCCTTGCACTTGAGGAGCTCGGCCTCGGAACGGTAACCTACACCCCTCCGAATCCGAAACCGATCGAGGAGCTGTTAAACGCACCAAAGGACTACAAGCTCCAGACGATTCTGCCCGTCGGTTATCCAGCAGACCCCAAACCGAAGTACGAGAGGAGAAGGCTCGAAGAGGTGGTGAGCTTCAACGGCTTCTGA
- a CDS encoding MBL fold metallo-hydrolase, producing the protein MIVYFIGTGGSEGIPAHLCTCPTCSEARKFGFAQRRPSTLAIITETGKAVLFDVGTDIRDFLNVPLEAIFLTHWHHDHIYGLYKLRWMALETPLYAPEGHADALILREPKNLQPRTIKPGDTVELDTLKITAFRLNHQVETLGYLIEEDGKRVALIYDTKGLPESTEDFLRRNSPLRLAIVDATYPPGTDDPYHNNVDEAAEIGLELAERTVLSHISHKNLPFLKLTEYVRRRWRNKVLVAYDGMVFYV; encoded by the coding sequence TTGATAGTCTACTTCATCGGCACCGGTGGGAGCGAGGGAATTCCGGCGCACCTCTGCACCTGCCCGACATGCAGCGAGGCGAGGAAGTTCGGCTTCGCCCAGAGGAGGCCTTCAACGCTGGCCATCATAACCGAAACTGGAAAAGCCGTTCTCTTCGACGTTGGAACCGACATAAGGGACTTCCTGAACGTTCCGCTGGAGGCAATTTTCCTCACCCACTGGCACCACGACCACATCTACGGCCTCTACAAGCTCAGATGGATGGCCTTAGAAACGCCGCTCTACGCGCCGGAGGGACACGCCGATGCTCTAATTCTCCGCGAGCCCAAGAACCTTCAGCCGAGAACGATAAAACCCGGGGACACCGTTGAACTCGACACCCTTAAAATCACCGCCTTCCGGCTAAACCACCAGGTCGAGACCCTCGGATATCTCATCGAGGAGGACGGAAAGAGAGTGGCACTCATCTACGACACCAAGGGCCTGCCGGAATCAACGGAGGACTTCCTGAGGAGGAACTCACCCCTCAGGCTGGCGATAGTTGACGCGACATATCCACCGGGGACGGACGACCCCTATCACAACAACGTCGATGAGGCTGCGGAGATTGGACTCGAGCTCGCTGAGAGGACCGTCCTCAGCCACATCTCCCATAAGAACCTGCCCTTCCTAAAGCTGACGGAGTACGTGAGGAGACGGTGGAGAAACAAAGTCCTGGTAGCCTACGACGGCATGGTGTTCTACGTCTAA
- a CDS encoding Mut7-C RNAse domain-containing protein → MKFIADMMLGRLARWLRLYGYDTLYGIEDDDEILRVALAENRVLLTRDSGLAKRAEKFGVESILLNSNSLEGQVEELRRFGVEFRELFPANARCPKCNGPIRRASKEEVRGKVPESVYKKYDEFYVCENCGQIYWPGRQWREMLKIDRKLRKEG, encoded by the coding sequence ATGAAGTTCATAGCGGACATGATGCTCGGCCGACTCGCGAGGTGGCTCCGGCTGTACGGCTACGACACGCTCTACGGCATTGAAGATGACGATGAGATACTCCGGGTTGCCCTGGCTGAGAACCGGGTTCTCCTGACCAGGGACTCGGGCCTTGCGAAGAGGGCGGAGAAGTTCGGGGTTGAATCAATCCTGCTGAACTCGAACTCCCTTGAGGGGCAGGTCGAGGAACTCAGGCGTTTTGGTGTGGAATTCAGGGAGCTTTTTCCGGCGAACGCCCGCTGTCCCAAGTGCAACGGCCCAATAAGGCGTGCCTCAAAAGAGGAAGTCAGGGGGAAGGTTCCCGAGAGCGTCTATAAAAAATACGATGAGTTCTACGTCTGCGAGAACTGCGGTCAAATCTACTGGCCGGGAAGGCAGTGGAGGGAGATGCTGAAAATAGACCGGAAATTAAGAAAAGAAGGCTAG
- a CDS encoding ABC transporter ATP-binding protein, with protein sequence MSEPLLRVENLKKYFPVRRNILEVLRKEPPRYVKAVDGISFEIDRGEVLALIGESGCGKTTAGRTVLRLIEPTDGKIIFDGTDITELSREEMRPFRRRMQIIFQDPYASLSPRMKIGDAIAHPLLVHGIAEKEEAKEIALRMLKRVGLTPEDEFYDRYPHHLSGGQRQRVVIARAMVLKPEFVVADEAVSMIDVSMRASILELLESFREEYNLSQLFITHDIAVGKLIADRIAVMYLGKIVEIGPTEEVLKNPAHPYTMALIQAVPSIARRKKEKKLKITGEVPNAANPPKGCRFHPRCPFSSEVCIAHEPELVEIGHNHFVACHHPLH encoded by the coding sequence ATGAGCGAACCACTGCTTCGCGTTGAGAACCTGAAGAAGTACTTCCCGGTCAGGCGAAACATCCTGGAGGTTCTCAGGAAGGAGCCGCCGCGCTACGTCAAGGCCGTCGACGGCATCAGTTTCGAGATAGACAGGGGGGAGGTTCTGGCGCTCATCGGCGAGAGCGGCTGCGGTAAAACGACCGCCGGAAGGACCGTTTTGAGGCTCATAGAGCCCACGGACGGCAAGATAATCTTCGACGGGACGGATATAACGGAGCTCTCCCGCGAGGAGATGAGGCCCTTCAGGCGGAGGATGCAGATAATCTTCCAGGACCCCTACGCCAGCCTAAGCCCCAGGATGAAGATCGGCGATGCGATAGCCCATCCGCTCCTCGTCCACGGAATAGCCGAGAAGGAGGAGGCGAAGGAGATAGCCCTCAGAATGCTGAAGCGCGTCGGCCTGACCCCGGAAGATGAGTTCTACGACCGCTATCCCCACCATCTGAGCGGCGGTCAGAGGCAGCGCGTCGTGATAGCCAGGGCGATGGTCCTGAAGCCGGAGTTCGTGGTGGCGGACGAAGCGGTCTCGATGATAGACGTCTCCATGCGCGCCTCGATCCTCGAACTTCTCGAGTCCTTCAGGGAGGAGTACAACCTCAGCCAGCTCTTCATAACCCATGACATAGCGGTCGGCAAGCTCATAGCGGACAGGATAGCGGTGATGTACCTCGGCAAGATAGTCGAGATCGGCCCGACCGAGGAGGTCCTGAAGAACCCCGCCCACCCGTACACGATGGCCCTCATCCAGGCGGTTCCATCGATAGCGCGTAGGAAGAAGGAGAAGAAGCTCAAGATAACCGGAGAAGTACCCAACGCCGCCAACCCGCCGAAGGGATGCCGCTTCCATCCAAGATGTCCGTTCTCGAGCGAGGTCTGCATAGCCCACGAGCCGGAGCTGGTGGAGATAGGCCACAACCACTTCGTTGCCTGCCACCATCCGCTTCACTAG
- a CDS encoding ABC transporter ATP-binding protein, with protein sequence MLLEVKNLSIYYYTLAGVVKGAENVTFNIDRGEWVTFVGESGSGKSTVAHAIMNIVPSPGKIVSGEVIFEGKDLLKIGKEELRKIRGKDISMIFQDPMTSLDPLRKVGDQMVEVMTVHGVPEDEARERAKELLEKVNLPPDRLDYYPHQLSGGQRQRISIAMAMAFNPKLLIADEPTTALDVIVQDSIMDLIDALKAEGTSIYFVTHDISLAAERSDKIAVMYAGKLVEFGTVEQIVENPLHPYTKALIEAVPDLWKESEVRAIPGYPPDLRSPPPGCRFHPRCPVFKERSTLKDLCDAVEPEMIEYEKGHFVACHLYGGAGK encoded by the coding sequence ATGCTGCTGGAAGTCAAAAACCTTAGCATCTACTACTACACCCTCGCTGGGGTCGTCAAAGGGGCCGAGAACGTGACGTTCAACATTGACAGGGGAGAGTGGGTCACCTTCGTTGGGGAGAGCGGAAGCGGAAAATCCACGGTCGCTCACGCGATAATGAACATCGTCCCGTCGCCGGGGAAGATAGTCTCGGGCGAGGTCATCTTCGAGGGAAAGGATCTGCTGAAGATAGGCAAGGAGGAACTTAGGAAGATCCGCGGAAAGGACATCAGCATGATATTCCAGGACCCAATGACCAGCCTCGACCCCCTCAGGAAAGTCGGCGACCAGATGGTCGAGGTCATGACCGTCCACGGCGTCCCGGAGGATGAGGCAAGGGAGAGGGCGAAGGAGCTCCTCGAGAAGGTCAACCTCCCGCCCGACAGGCTCGACTACTACCCCCACCAGCTCAGCGGCGGCCAGAGGCAGAGGATAAGCATAGCGATGGCGATGGCCTTCAACCCGAAGCTCCTCATAGCGGACGAACCGACGACCGCTCTGGACGTTATCGTACAGGACTCCATAATGGACCTCATAGACGCCCTCAAGGCCGAGGGAACGAGCATCTACTTTGTTACCCACGACATCTCACTTGCAGCCGAGAGGAGCGACAAGATAGCCGTCATGTACGCGGGGAAGCTCGTCGAGTTCGGAACCGTTGAGCAGATAGTCGAGAACCCGCTCCATCCGTACACGAAGGCGCTCATCGAGGCGGTTCCGGACCTCTGGAAGGAGAGCGAGGTCAGGGCGATTCCTGGATACCCACCCGACCTGAGGAGCCCGCCTCCGGGCTGCCGGTTCCACCCGAGGTGCCCGGTTTTCAAGGAGCGCTCGACGCTTAAGGACCTCTGCGACGCGGTCGAGCCCGAGATGATAGAGTACGAGAAGGGTCACTTCGTGGCCTGCCATCTCTACGGGGGTGCAGGGAAATGA
- a CDS encoding ABC transporter permease → MEIAGKLTEFVFGKKPGRGMLIFGIIIVLIVVIMAIFAPWIAPYDPTQSSDDVFAPPSPDHLMGTNRLGQDMFSRIVWGSRVVLYVVFIATLLSMAIGIPLGLLSGYHGGKIDRTLSVIMDSIYAFPALILAMVIAVVLGPSPINTAIAISFVYVPTYFRMVRGQTLSFTGQLFVEAAHAIGARDKEVMFKYILPNLAPTILVVFTLSVADAILTEAGLSFLGLSVTPPTPDWGYDLRVGQPFLLDGYWWLVFFPGIMIMLLAMAFALIGEALSERLSLGTR, encoded by the coding sequence ATGGAGATAGCAGGAAAACTTACCGAGTTCGTCTTCGGGAAGAAGCCCGGTAGGGGCATGCTCATCTTCGGCATAATCATCGTCCTCATCGTGGTCATAATGGCGATCTTCGCCCCCTGGATAGCGCCCTACGACCCGACTCAGAGTAGCGACGACGTCTTCGCCCCACCGAGCCCGGACCACCTCATGGGGACCAACAGGCTCGGCCAGGACATGTTCTCGAGGATAGTCTGGGGCTCAAGGGTCGTCCTCTACGTCGTATTCATAGCGACGCTGCTCTCGATGGCGATAGGAATTCCCCTCGGACTGCTCTCCGGCTACCACGGTGGAAAAATCGACAGAACGCTGAGCGTGATAATGGACAGCATCTACGCGTTCCCCGCTCTGATCCTCGCGATGGTCATCGCGGTGGTTCTGGGCCCGAGTCCGATAAACACGGCCATAGCGATAAGCTTCGTCTACGTGCCGACCTACTTCAGGATGGTTCGCGGGCAGACCCTCAGCTTCACCGGCCAGCTCTTCGTTGAGGCGGCCCACGCGATAGGCGCGAGGGACAAGGAGGTCATGTTCAAGTACATCCTGCCCAACCTCGCACCAACCATACTGGTAGTCTTCACCCTCAGCGTCGCGGATGCCATACTAACGGAGGCCGGCCTGAGCTTCCTGGGACTGTCTGTAACGCCGCCGACGCCCGACTGGGGATACGACCTGCGCGTCGGCCAGCCGTTCCTGCTCGACGGCTACTGGTGGCTGGTCTTCTTCCCGGGAATAATGATAATGCTCCTGGCCATGGCCTTCGCGCTGATAGGAGAGGCCCTCAGCGAGAGGCTCTCCCTTGGAACGAGGTGA
- a CDS encoding ABC transporter permease has product MARGLGQYIIIRALMIIPTILILYTLVFFFLRILPGNPVMAVVGTKNIPPEQLEHLMQMAGLDKPLYVQYFDYLKGVLHGDFGVTLAFPMGKPVWDYIAQRFPATLELALWAFTVSVLLGLLTGVIGATRKGTKTDTAMRVYSIIAYTLFIPWFGMMLQYLFGIHLHWLPTSGRLDPGVNLHTVTGLYVLDSIITGNWDALVSSVRHLILPALTLGIVLSGAYTRLVRNNMVDVLSQDFIRAYYARGVANRKVMWYALKNAFIPVVTLMGLQFAILLGGAVLTETTFSWPGMGTFLVDRIDYRDYNAIQGAVIFFAFFVGIISLIVDIVYALLDPRVKY; this is encoded by the coding sequence GTGGCCAGGGGACTCGGTCAGTACATAATAATCAGGGCGCTCATGATAATTCCGACGATTCTCATTCTCTACACCCTCGTGTTCTTCTTCCTGAGAATCCTCCCCGGAAACCCCGTTATGGCAGTCGTGGGGACGAAGAACATTCCCCCGGAGCAGCTGGAGCACCTCATGCAGATGGCCGGGCTCGACAAGCCCCTCTACGTCCAGTACTTCGACTACCTCAAGGGCGTCCTCCACGGTGATTTCGGGGTTACGCTGGCTTTTCCAATGGGGAAGCCCGTGTGGGACTACATAGCCCAGCGCTTCCCGGCGACGCTTGAGCTCGCCCTCTGGGCCTTTACCGTCAGCGTGCTCTTGGGCCTCCTTACCGGGGTGATAGGGGCCACCAGGAAGGGGACGAAGACCGACACTGCCATGAGGGTCTACAGCATAATCGCCTACACGCTCTTCATACCCTGGTTCGGCATGATGCTCCAGTACCTCTTCGGCATCCACCTCCACTGGCTGCCCACCTCGGGCAGGCTCGACCCGGGGGTCAACCTCCACACGGTAACCGGCCTCTACGTCCTGGACAGCATCATCACCGGAAACTGGGACGCGCTGGTGAGCTCGGTGAGGCATCTGATTCTGCCGGCGCTCACCCTCGGAATCGTCCTCAGCGGGGCGTACACGAGGCTGGTGAGGAACAACATGGTTGACGTCCTCAGCCAGGACTTCATAAGGGCCTACTACGCCAGGGGTGTTGCCAACAGAAAGGTTATGTGGTACGCGCTGAAGAACGCCTTCATACCCGTCGTTACCCTCATGGGACTCCAGTTCGCCATACTCCTCGGCGGTGCGGTTCTTACCGAGACGACCTTCAGCTGGCCGGGAATGGGAACGTTCCTTGTGGACAGGATAGACTACCGCGACTACAACGCCATCCAGGGTGCGGTGATATTCTTCGCCTTCTTCGTCGGCATCATCAGCCTCATAGTGGACATAGTCTACGCACTGCTCGACCCGAGGGTGAAGTACTGA
- a CDS encoding ABC transporter substrate-binding protein, which translates to MRRQYATLALVFLVVFSVVASGCISGGGGEEKPTTIVIGVTDKVTDLDPANAYDFYTWEVLNNVMEGLVKYKPGTLEIEPALAENWEVNEDSTVWTFYLRKDLKFADGTPLTAKDVVRSIERVMTIQGDPSWLVTDFVDKVEAKDDYTVVFYLKQPTAYFLALLTTPPYFPVHPDYAPDQIQSDQTAGGAGPYKITKWVRDEELVLEANPNYYGEKPKTEKIIIKFYRDASTMRLALQNGEIDIAWRTLRPSDIDSLKKDGNFNVIEVPGGFIRYICLNTKNDPTSNVKVRQALAAAVDRPEIAQKVFMGTVEPLYSLVPNGMWSHKDVFKTAYGDGNIEKAKALLSEAGYSESNPLEIQLWYTPTHYGDTEADLAQILKEQWEKTGMIKVTIKSAEWGTYTDYARNGQMQVYLLGWYPDYLDPDDYTTPFLKSTANSWAGTGYSNPTMDDLLSQAQRLSDQNERTKLYEQVQDILAQDVPYIPLIQGKLFVVTQKNVKGVTIGPDMIFRYSTLYKE; encoded by the coding sequence ATGCGACGGCAGTACGCGACATTGGCTCTGGTGTTTTTGGTTGTTTTTTCGGTCGTGGCCAGCGGCTGTATAAGCGGCGGTGGCGGCGAAGAAAAACCAACGACGATAGTTATTGGAGTCACTGACAAGGTAACGGACCTCGACCCGGCGAACGCCTACGACTTCTACACCTGGGAGGTTCTCAACAACGTCATGGAGGGTCTGGTGAAGTACAAGCCGGGAACGCTGGAAATCGAGCCAGCTTTAGCCGAGAACTGGGAGGTCAACGAGGATTCGACCGTTTGGACCTTCTACCTCAGGAAGGACCTTAAATTCGCGGACGGAACTCCCTTAACCGCGAAGGACGTCGTCAGGAGCATCGAGAGGGTAATGACTATCCAGGGCGACCCGTCCTGGCTCGTCACTGACTTCGTGGACAAGGTTGAAGCGAAGGACGACTACACGGTTGTCTTCTACCTCAAGCAGCCAACCGCATACTTCCTGGCCCTCCTCACGACCCCGCCGTACTTCCCGGTCCACCCCGACTACGCCCCAGACCAGATACAGAGCGACCAGACCGCCGGCGGTGCGGGCCCATACAAGATAACCAAGTGGGTGCGGGATGAGGAGCTCGTCCTCGAGGCCAACCCGAACTACTACGGCGAGAAGCCCAAGACCGAGAAGATAATCATCAAGTTCTACCGCGACGCCTCGACAATGCGCCTCGCCCTCCAGAACGGCGAGATAGACATCGCCTGGAGGACGCTCAGGCCCAGCGACATAGACAGCCTGAAGAAGGACGGAAACTTCAACGTCATAGAGGTTCCGGGCGGATTCATCCGCTACATCTGCCTCAACACCAAGAACGACCCGACGAGCAACGTCAAGGTCAGGCAGGCGCTCGCGGCGGCCGTTGACAGGCCGGAGATAGCCCAGAAGGTCTTCATGGGGACGGTAGAGCCCCTCTACAGCCTGGTTCCGAACGGAATGTGGAGCCACAAGGACGTCTTCAAGACCGCCTACGGCGACGGCAACATAGAGAAGGCCAAGGCCCTCCTCAGCGAGGCCGGTTACTCCGAGAGCAACCCGCTGGAGATACAGCTCTGGTACACGCCGACCCACTACGGCGACACCGAGGCTGACCTTGCCCAGATACTCAAGGAGCAGTGGGAGAAGACCGGAATGATAAAGGTCACCATCAAGAGCGCCGAATGGGGAACCTACACCGACTACGCCAGGAACGGCCAGATGCAGGTCTACCTGCTCGGCTGGTACCCGGACTACCTTGACCCGGACGACTACACCACCCCGTTCCTCAAGAGCACCGCCAACAGCTGGGCCGGAACCGGCTACTCCAACCCGACGATGGACGACCTCCTGAGCCAGGCCCAGAGGCTCAGCGACCAGAACGAGAGGACGAAGCTCTACGAGCAGGTCCAGGACATACTCGCCCAGGACGTTCCCTACATCCCGCTGATACAGGGCAAGCTCTTCGTGGTGACCCAGAAGAACGTCAAGGGAGTAACCATAGGGCCGGACATGATATTCCGCTACTCGACCCTCTACAAGGAGTGA
- a CDS encoding 6-hydroxymethylpterin diphosphokinase MptE-like protein produces the protein MDWEEWKPFYLRIVRDMGYSIEADRRAARILRALLLEGDEYILRDELATVVGRKAYVFGCGPSLEDALRKFDFSDGTLIAADGATSALLEHDMVPDIIVSDLDGRIPDLKLANDRGAFMAVHAHGDNVDKLTAYVPLFSRVLGTTQTEPLDIVYNFGGFTDGDRAAFLAEELGAREIVLVGFDFGETVGRWSKPGLREHAPIWESKRKKFEFAKELLEWLEKNGEARIDYLTL, from the coding sequence ATGGACTGGGAAGAATGGAAGCCCTTCTATCTCCGCATCGTTCGGGACATGGGGTACTCGATTGAGGCTGATAGAAGGGCCGCTAGAATCCTCAGGGCGCTCCTCCTCGAGGGGGACGAGTACATCCTGCGGGACGAGCTGGCGACCGTCGTCGGGAGAAAGGCATACGTCTTCGGCTGCGGGCCCAGCCTGGAGGATGCCCTCCGGAAGTTTGATTTCTCAGATGGGACGTTGATAGCCGCCGATGGGGCAACCTCCGCACTCCTGGAACACGATATGGTGCCGGACATCATCGTCTCCGACCTTGACGGTAGGATTCCCGACCTGAAGCTGGCGAACGACCGGGGAGCGTTTATGGCAGTTCACGCCCATGGGGACAACGTGGATAAACTGACCGCCTACGTGCCTCTCTTCTCGAGGGTCCTGGGGACGACCCAGACGGAACCGCTGGACATCGTCTACAACTTCGGCGGCTTTACCGACGGCGACAGGGCCGCTTTTCTGGCCGAGGAACTGGGCGCGAGGGAGATAGTTCTGGTCGGCTTCGACTTCGGTGAGACCGTGGGGAGGTGGAGCAAGCCTGGCTTAAGGGAGCACGCCCCGATATGGGAGAGCAAGAGGAAGAAGTTCGAGTTCGCGAAGGAACTGCTGGAATGGCTGGAGAAGAATGGAGAGGCGAGGATTGATTATCTGACCCTTTGA